From the genome of Dermochelys coriacea isolate rDerCor1 chromosome 1, rDerCor1.pri.v4, whole genome shotgun sequence:
GACTGAGGTTCCTACATGCTCCCACCAGGCACACTACATAATAATCATAATCCGGCTCGTGAGGCATTAGGTGCATGCACAAAAGGCACTCCAATACCGTGCTGATGAGAGCAGTATATCGTTCCCCAGTCAGATTTGATCAGATAGAGGGATCACTGAGGACTCTGGAGGCACAGAAACTTGGGGGAGAGGCTTCAGAACAGCATGTCTGAGAAGGCCTCAAAGAGGAACAAGCATGTAATTTAAACTGGAGCTATTAACTTGAGACATTTGATTGCAAAAGCTACTATCCAGGCAGCTCTGAAATGGCAGGGAGATGGGTGGTCATGCTGGACCTCGCTGTTCCTGGTTGGAaagaaggaagaggggaagataaggaaaagggggaaTGGGTAAAAAGGGGACCCATAGtcatccctccttttccccctgtATCCTGCTACAGGAGTGCTCTGAacaagaggggaggagggagaggtatAGTTAGAGACACAAAGACCAATGTAGGAACCCCGGGGCAATGCAAATAATATAGGGACACCTGGGTGTAGAAATGGAAGGCCTCTCACCTTGGAAGATGTTTGACCTCAGGTTGTAACCTAGTTCATAATAATCAGCAAAGGGTGTGGTGGCCATGGGATTCTCTGCTGTTTTAGGGGTCCGGTTGCTGAGTCGTTTCTGCCCCTCGATCAGTCCAGCCTCACACAGAGCACGACGCGCCTGGCAAGCACAAACATTATGGAGTCAGTCTTGACCCACAAACCCCAAGTGCACCTGACTCCCTGGAGGCATCTGCAACCCTAAGTGCAGGTCCTGGATGTATCCTAATCCCCAGGGGCAAGCGCTGTCCTTGAGTGTACCCATCTCACCAATGTGTACCCCTGGTCTCTGGATGTATCCTAAATACATGGGCTAATTCAGACCTAGTATACATGGGTGCTGTTtagctgaaatcagtggagtgtCATCTTCTTACAACAGGCTTGAATTTGGCCCAGGGGTGGGTGCTatgacacctccctccccccagcctctcacCCTCTAATGCTATTGTCTCTAATGATCCTTCACCCTCTGCTTCTTCATCATGAGTGCAAGGAAGTAGTGGGAAAGAGAATGACAAGATAATCaggatggggagacagacagagagagagagagaacacaagacATGGTTGAATATCTGGTGCCTCTGGGTATGGAAGTTGTCACaggaccttcccccccccagttgCAAAGCCCAAATACCTCTCCCTAAAACACCCTTCTCCAGGTACTGTACTTCCAATCACCCAGCCCTCTGAACCCTCCCCTCCAAAGTATCCTCCCCCTCCTCATGTGTCAGTGTCACCACTTCTTCCACAACCTGCTCCTCGGTGACGAGCTCATCCACGATGCTGCTCCCAAACTTGTGTTTGATGTTAATTGGGATTATGCTGCTTTTCTTCTCCTGAAAGAGCTTCCCCTCTGCTTTCACGTCTTGCCCTATTGATGCTAAGGATTCCTTTGCACTTAAGCCATTCCGGAATTCCCTCGCTTCCTTGTGGCTGGTCTTGGTGGTCTTTCGGGGAGATCCAGGCACCCTGAGCCCCAGCGGTCGATGTTGCCCTGCTACTGGTTCTTTGCCATCTGAGTAGGCTTGGACACTTTCTGTCTTCTTCTGGGTAGACTTTGCAAGATGTAGGAGACTTCCTGTCCTCCCTCTTTGATGTTGCCCCACTGCTAGTTCCTTGGCACCTGAGACATCCCGGGCTGCTTCTCCTTCTTCTCTGGTGAGATGACGCTGTGCAGAAGGCATTTTGGGCTGGAGACTCTGTTTACTATAGCTTCTGGTGTGGAGATGCTGTACAGAGGGGGATGCCTGGGATTTGACTTGAGGAGAACTCATGGGTGTTCCACTATCTGTAGGGTTCTTGGAGATCTTCCAGGAGGTTCTACTGGAACTTTTCAAGGAGGTTCTCTTGCCGCTGGCCCGTGCCCCAGCCAGGATGTGCTTCTTGTTGCCATCTCCAGGTTCCACTTAAAGATAGAATGCCATCATTTTGATAGAGGAGTGCGGCAATAAATGatcttgcactgcacagcatTATGGTTACACAAATGTACAGTGTACATAATCTACTCCCCCTGAGCTCGGTGGAGGCAGTGCGAGGAGCTCAGGTGTGCCTGTGGTCACGTATCCAGAAgcgtgtgtgcgcacgcgcacacacacacagaggagtgGCTAGTCAGCCTGTGCACTCGAACCCAGGCTTGAACCTTCTCACACATCAGCAGGCATATatcctgtcacacacacacatctgttgCCTTTAATTGGCATGTACTC
Proteins encoded in this window:
- the TEX33 gene encoding testis-expressed protein 33 translates to MEQEMPMTSASLTPAAAKHESVPADGSSVEPGDGNKKHILAGARASGKRTSLKSSSRTSWKISKNPTDSGTPMSSPQVKSQASPSVQHLHTRSYSKQSLQPKMPSAQRHLTREEGEAARDVSGAKELAVGQHQRGRTGSLLHLAKSTQKKTESVQAYSDGKEPVAGQHRPLGLRVPGSPRKTTKTSHKEAREFRNGLSAKESLASIGQDVKAEGKLFQEKKSSIIPINIKHKFGSSIVDELVTEEQARRALCEAGLIEGQKRLSNRTPKTAENPMATTPFADYYELGYNLRSNIFQGGPIESKSLMKDSYTPDVIQRAVRDPKHWHGRKTDDLGRWHQKNALNLNLQKALEQKYGEKTKGTKS